In Puntigrus tetrazona isolate hp1 chromosome 18, ASM1883169v1, whole genome shotgun sequence, one genomic interval encodes:
- the fzd9b gene encoding frizzled-9b, whose amino-acid sequence MGGSPLKIVISLWCQLVIAAYSLDIGSYDLERGRPAKCEPITIPMCQGIGYNLTRMPNFMDHDNQREAEIKLNEFSPLVEYGCDVHLRFFLCSLYAPMCTDQVSTSIPACRPMCEQARQKCSPIMEKFNYAWPDSLDCSKLPTRNDPNALCMEAPENDTKTETKKGEGMLPVPPRPRQPGAGNGRSGGTLGVCENPEKFQYVEKSETCAPRCSSAVDVFWSRQDKDFAFIWMAVWSTLCFVSTAFTVLTFLLDPHRFQYPERPIIFLSMCYNVYSVAFIIRSVAGAENIACDRENGELYIIQEGLESTGCTIVFLILYYFGMASSIWWVILTLTWFLAAGKKWGHEAIESHSSYFHMAAWGIPALKTIVILTMRKVAGDELTGLCYVGSMDVGALTGFVLVPLSCYLVIGTSFILTGFVALFHIRKVMKTEGTNTEKLEKLMVKIGIYSILYTVPATCVIICYFYERLNMDYWKFRGLQSKCTTFPGRRNEDCSLESSVPTVAVFMLKIFMSLVVGITSGVWVWSSKTLQTWQGLCSRKLTDRTCRKHCSGSCSTSHCHYKAPAVILHMSKTDPYLDCPTHV is encoded by the coding sequence ATGGGAGGCTCACCTCTGAAAATTGTGATTTCTCTGTGGTGTCAGCTGGTCATTGCTGCCTACAGTTTAGATATTGGCTCCTATGACCTGGAAAGAGGGAGACCGGCTAAATGTGAGCCTATCACCATTCCCATGTGCCAAGGCATCGGGTACAACCTCACCCGGATGCCCAACTTTATGGACCACGACAATCAGAGGGAAGCTGAGATTAAGCTGAATGAATTCTCCCCTCTGGTGGAATACGGATGTGATGTGCATTTGAGATTTTTCCTCTGCTCTCTTTATGCCCCTATGTGTACGGACCAAGTGTCTACATCCATCCCCGCCTGCCGTCCCATGTGCGAACAAGCGCGTCAGAAGTGCTCGCCCATCATGGAGAAGTTTAATTACGCCTGGCCGGATTCTTTGGACTGCTCTAAACTGCCCACCAGAAATGACCCCAACGCTCTGTGCATGGAAGCCCCGGAAAATGATACCAAAACTGAAACTAAGAAAGGAGAGGGCATGTTGCCTGTGCCGCCCAGACCAAGGCAGCCCGGCGCTGGGAACGGACGCTCAGGGGGAACCCTGGGAGTTTGTGAGAACCCGGAAAAGTTCCAGTATGTGGAAAAGAGCGAGACGTGCGCTCCGCGCTGCTCATCGGCCGTGGATGTGTTCTGGTCCAGACAGGATAAGGACTTCGCTTTCATTTGGATGGCGGTTTGGTCCACTCTGTGCTTCGTATCCACGGCTTTCACGGTCCTAACCTTCCTGCTTGATCCACATCGCTTCCAGTACCCAGAGCGGCCCATCATCTTCCTCTCCATGTGCTACAACGTTTACTCAGTCGCCTTCATAATTCGATCCGTCGCCGGGGCCGAGAACATTGCTTGTGACCGTGAGAACGGCGAGTTGTATATTATCCAAGAGGGCCTGGAAAGCACAGGCTGCACCATAGTCTTCCTCATCCTCTACTATTTTGGCATGGCAAGCTCCATCTGGTGGGTCATCCTCACCCTCACTTGGTTCCTGGCGGCGGGTAAGAAATGGGGTCACGAGGCGATCGAGTCACACAGCAGCTACTTCCACATGGCCGCCTGGGGCATACCTGCGCTGAAGACCATAGTCATCCTCACCATGCGGAAAGTGGCTGGCGACGAGCTCACCGGACTGTGCTACGTGGGCAGCATGGACGTGGGGGCGCTAACGGGCTTCGTCCTCGTGCCTCTGTCCTGCTACCTCGTCATCGGGACGTCTTTCATCCTGACAGGCTTCGTGGCACTCTTCCACATCCGAAAGGTTATGAAGACCGAAGGCACCAACACAGAAAAGCTAGAAAAGCTGATGGTGAAAATCGGCATCTACTCCATCCTGTACACAGTTCCCGCCACCTGCGTCATCATTTGCTACTTCTACGAACGCCTCAACATGGACTACTGGAAGTTTCGGGGGCTGCAAAGCAAGTGCACCACATTCCCGGGTCGGAGGAACGAGGACTGCTCCCTGGAGTCTTCGGTGCCCACCGTGGCCGTGTTCATGCTCAAGATCTTCATGTCGCTGGTGGTGGGCATCACCAGTGGCGTGTGGGTCTGGAGCTCCAAGACACTGCAGACTTGGCAGGGGCTGTGCAGCAGGAAGCTGACAGACAGGACTTGCAGGAAACACTGCAGCGGGAGCTGCAGCACCAGTCACTGCCACTACAAAGCACCTGCCGTTATACTGCACATGTCAAAAACTGACCCCTACTTGGACTGTCCCACGCACGTATGA